TTTTATGCAGGGGGCCTTAATCCACACCTTGCGGGATGCGGGCCAAACATGGCGGGTGATAATTATACTATAAGCTTAACAAGAACTGACAACACACATTATACGGCTACCAGCACACCTCAGAATAAACAGACCGGGGATTTCTATTTTCAGATCGACCAGGATGGAACCCAATGGTATGATGCCGATGGGACCCCGCCCTGGACGCAGGGAAGGTGGGAAGACCTGCGCTGATGCATTATCAATCTATTCCCCTCTTTGTCGCTATCCCTCTCTTTTTAATAGGCATGAAAAACTGTTTCCCTTAACCTATATGGTTCAAGGGGTCTACCAAAGGACAGGTAATACTCAGTCTTGGAGGGATGGGCTTCAAAGGGCCTCTTGTCCCCGAGCGAAGTTGCTGGGAGCGGTGGGGCACCCACCGAGGGTGAGCAGGAAGGGGAAGGCCCCGCCTTTAGAGCGGGGAAGGGGCA
The nucleotide sequence above comes from Deltaproteobacteria bacterium. Encoded proteins:
- a CDS encoding prepilin-type N-terminal cleavage/methylation domain-containing protein, which translates into the protein MDKRGVTLLELMIVVAIVGILAAVAIPAYDGYVTRSRRSNAFTALETVRAAQEMYRAEHGFYAGGLNPHLAGCGPNMAGDNYTISLTRTDNTHYTATSTPQNKQTGDFYFQIDQDGTQWYDADGTPPWTQGRWEDLR